The Deltaproteobacteria bacterium CG11_big_fil_rev_8_21_14_0_20_49_13 sequence TTGAGAACGGTACATATATAATGGAAGCGGAAGAAAAACAGCAGAAGAGCTCCGCCGAGATGATCGAATGGTATAAGAAGCTGGTCGATAAATATCCGGTGGTCTCCATCGAAGACGGGCTTGCGGAGGATGACTGGGACGGCTGGGAGTCGATGACAGAAGAGCTCGGCAAAAGGATACAGATAGTGGGAGATGACATCTTCGTTACGAATCCAATACGCTTTAAAAAGGGGATAGACTTGAAGGTCGCTAACTCCATTCTTATCAAACTTAATCAGATAGGTTCCCTGACAGAGACGCTTGAGACGATAAATATGGCCCATAAAGCGGGCTATACAACAGTTATATCTCACCGCTCCGGTGAAACAGAGGACAGCTTCATAGCCGATCTTGCGGTTGGAACGGGCGCCGGCCAGATAAAGACCGGCAGTGCTTCCCGTTCGGACCGCATTGCCAAATACAACCAGCTCCTTCGTATCGAAGAAGAGCTTGGGAGTAAGGCCGTCTACGCAAAGTTCTCGCGTTCATAGTGCGCACTCCTATGACAGTGAACGTCCGTCCAGTGGTGCCTGACGATGTAGAACGTATCTCATATATCGAGGACCGTTCATTTTCTGCGCCATTCTCAAAAGAGATGTATCAGACCATGGTAAAGGCCTCTCCGCCTTTCTACGGCATGGTGGCTGTAGAGGACAACGAACCTGTAGGATATCTCTTTTATTCCATCGGTGCCGATGAGATGGAGCTTTTGACCATAGCGGTCGACGAATCTTTCAGACAAAGGGGTATCGCAAAGGCCATGCTTGACGAAATGATAGACCTTGCCGGCA is a genomic window containing:
- the rimI gene encoding ribosomal-protein-alanine N-acetyltransferase, which codes for MTVNVRPVVPDDVERISYIEDRSFSAPFSKEMYQTMVKASPPFYGMVAVEDNEPVGYLFYSIGADEMELLTIAVDESFRQRGIAKAMLDEMIDLAGRSSVISIFLEVRPSNVAALLLYKSFGFEQIGVRKGYYKDNNEDALTMKKCLHLV